One window of the Psilocybe cubensis strain MGC-MH-2018 chromosome 12, whole genome shotgun sequence genome contains the following:
- a CDS encoding putative secreted lipase (putative secreted lipase ARB_02369) yields the protein MLSLLPIFSLIIPTLAVPQVKLGNTVITGASFLESGVEFFGGIPFAQPPVGELRLKPPVLATVLDTPTFNATKFGPSCLNTAFPKALVSEDCLQLNVFRPTNVTSNAKIPILFWIYGGKPTSLCSNECLLICYISGAFSAGATLKYNATSLVAQSMTRGTPIIVVSANYRLGPLGFPPTVEAAKKGSLNLGIKDQIAALKWVQNNIEIFGGDKSKVTIFGESAGGNSVTLHFLGKHIKGLARAAIAQSAPIVPSFLPGRYQDRWTSFISAIPECASLANSTNTFDCLRGNVTTASLLQGFAASTTDVRTDLTYFPTIDGPQGILPDLPTKLIPTARLPVILGSNLDEGTFFIDQHVNSTEQISKQLTDLCKPALLGEKLLNNAMKQILRLYPDIPALGSPFNTGNQTFGLSSQYKRGAAILGDWIFQAPRRAMSTSLREQGIPVYGYQFTEPTAISPIAPDPRTVAPGSIAVTHGAEIPFVITGVTNGTAAAEALQIMMQDYWISFAVTLNPNDGKGSNRPKWEEYSVSKPTVLQLQGGDVKAVPDTYRDAQMRFINSIPHVFHR from the exons ATGCTCTCTCTACTACCTATCTTCTCTTTGATTATTCCGACTTTGGCTGTGCCCCAGGTCAAGCTTGGGAACACAGTCATCACCGGCGCCTCATTTTTAGAATCAGGCGTCGAATTTTTTGGCG GAATACCATTTGCACAACCACCAGTTGGAGAACTCCGCCTAAAGCCTCCTGTACTTGCTACTGTTCTCGACACCCCGACTTTTAATGCCACGAAGTTCGGTCCGTCTTGTCTCAACACG GCCTTCCCTAAAGCTTTGGTTTCCGAGGATTGCCTGCAGCTAAATGTGTTTAGACCTACCAACGTTACTTCGAACGCAAAGATTCCTATTTTATTTTGGATATACGGAGGCAAGCCCACAAGTCTTTGTTCCAATGAATGTCTATTGATTTGTTACATTTCAGGAGCCTTTTCAG CCGGTGCTACTTTGAAATACAATGCTACCAGCCTTGTCGCTCAAAGCATGACCAGG GGAACTCCCATTATAGTTGTCAGTGCGAACTATCGACTTGGGCCCCTTGGGTTCCCTCCAACCGTAGAGGCTGCCAAGAAAGGGTCGCTCAACTTAGGAATCAAAGATCAAATCGCGGCCTTGAAATGGGTCCAAAATAACATTGAGATTTTTGGAGGCGACAAATCAAAG GTCACAATCTTTGGAGAAAGCGCCGGCGGAAACTCTGTCACTCTTCATTTCTTAGGCAAGCACATAAAGGGTCTTGCCAGAGCAGCC ATAGCTCAATCTGCTCCTATTGTGCCTTCCTTCCTCCCAGGGAGGTATCAAGACAGGTGGACGAGCTTCATTTCTGCCATACCTGAGTGCGCTTCGTTGGCCAATTCCACCAACACATTCGACTGCCTGCGCGGCAATGTTACCACCGCTTCCCTTCTTCAAGGCTTCGCGGCCTCAACCACCGATGTTCGAACAGACTTGACCTACTTCCCCACTATTGATGGACCGCAAGGTATACTCCCAGACTTACCGACGAAATTAATCCCCACCGCACGCCTTCCAGTCATCCTGGGTTCCAActtggatgaag GGACCTTCTTCATTGACCAGCATGTTAATTCGACGGAGCAGATCAGCAAGCAGCTTACTGATCTCTGCAAACCCGCACTGCTTGGAGAAAAATTGCTAAATAATGCAATGAAGCAGATACTGCGCCTCTACCCTGACATTCCTGCACTCGGTTCACCGTTCAATACAGGTAACCAAACGTTTGGGTTGAGCAGCCAGTACAAGCGCGGTGCAGCCATCC TGGGAGATTGGATTTTCCAAGCGCCACGACGCGCAATGTCAACTTCACTGAGAGAGCAGGGGATCCCGGTGTATGGGTACCAGTTCACAGAACCCACAGCAATTTCACCAATCGCTCCGGATCCGAGGACAGTCGCTCCGGGATCAATTGCAG TCACTCATGGTGCTGAGATCCCGTTTGTGATCACTGGGGTGACGAATGGTACAGCGGCCGCAGAAGCTCTGCAAATCATGATGCAAGACTACTGGATCTCGTTTGCAGTTACGCTCAATCCCAACGATGGGAAAGGAAGTAACC GCCCAAAATGGGAGGAATATTCCGTCTCCAAGCCT ACTGTGTTGCAGCTGCAAGGTGGAGACGTCAAGGCCGTCCCAGACACTTACCGCGATGCCCAGATGCGGTTCATAAATTCGATACCTCATGTTTTCCATCGTTAA
- a CDS encoding Ribosomal RNA large subunit methyltransferase E, with protein MVFRQSLIRLSEKSKSKSASWASRQFRDPYVKKRLSDPMAYRARSAFKLLEINDESNKFLEYPDVNAVVDLGAAPGGWSQVVADKLGWNRSPPGLMPLSRNPVTPKESHPIDNGTKRKKWNSKRTEELDYFDPLNIDSLDPNTGNMTGRGTIIAVDLLKIESIPGVQTLQADFLLSSTTLAIKNLLRSHDNPDGKVDVVLSDMAANVSGNNAHDIEDSLQICEAVFEFATNHLRTAESIGRRRGGVLLMKFFAHPLLEQFKDDKLKPNFNHVSYIKPSSSRATSREGYYLCQGWRPTLP; from the exons ATGGTCTTCCGACAATCGTTGATAAGACTTTCGGaaaagtccaagtccaaatcGGCGTCATGGGCATCGCGGCAATTCCGTGACCCGTATGTTAAGAAGAGGCTCAGCGACCCTATGGCATACAGAGCCAGGTCTGCGTTTAAGTTGCTGGAAATCAACGACGAATCTAACAAGTTCTTGGAATATCCGGATGTCAATGCAGTTGTTGATCTGGGCGCGGCTCCTGGAGGATGGAGCCAAGTTGTCGCAGACAAACTGGGATGGAATCGCTCGCCACCTGGTTTGATGCCTCTCTCAAGAAATCCAGTAACTCCAAAAGAATCGCATCCCATAG ATAATGGCACGAAGCGCAAGAAATGGAACTCAAAACGTACAGAAGAATTGGACTATTTCGACCCTCTCAACATTGACAGCCTTGACCCAAATACCGGGAATATGACGGGTCGAGGGACCATCATTGCTGTAGACTTGTTAAAGATTGAATCCATTCCTGGTGTCCAAACGCTTCAAGCTgattttttgctttcatcAACCACACTGGCTATCAAAAATCTTTTACGGAGTCACGACAATCCAGATGGAAAGGTCGACGTTGTTCTCTCCGATATGGCTGCCAACGTGTCAGGCAACAATGCTCATGATATCGAGGACAGCCTTCAAATTTGCGAAGCGGTGTTCGAGTTTGCTACAAATCATCTTCGAACGGCAGAGAGTATCGGAAGACGTAGGGGCGGAGTTCTTCT AATGAAATTTTTTGCCCACCCACTTCTCGAACAATTCAAGGACGATAAACTGAAGCCTAATTTTAACCACGTCAGCTATATCAAGCCGAGTTCGAGCCGTGCGACCTCTAGAGAAGGGTACTACCTGTGCCAAGGGTGGAGGCCAACGCTACCATAA
- a CDS encoding Sacsin, with protein sequence MSQGFGQTATPVSVIRGIIQRYPYSLGQISEIKQNSEDAGASEQVFVLDHRQHPTKSLFHPGLASTQGPALLAYNDAEFNDSDWHALQYAHESSKVDDISKIGKFGVGFRSLFNITDCPQIISGNYIAMFDPLSTFTGSPGFKENLSSMITHYPDQLAPFLFFIHEGRRDFKGTVIRCPLRTEPSKISSKVVQPEELASEIFSKYIDRELAISLLFLRHLRSVKFHQVEETGMHKRLATLSVSASHVNHGLEWETYLFTTTIKRDSDPLVKTEQWRILQCSFSKDEAIKLLSQTFPGDATEILRNNKLTPNIGIAFPLDAKSSTGTSGQLFMHLPLPISTGFPVHIHGLFAIEESRQHLVNPQTAGIVHGSDRHLTILWNRLLFDHYIPQAWKILIEILIEKDNVPKVFDTWPPPQGSPTSGEGVYWNLMPQRVFAAITSSLSHAWPLYQHSQSPSLSIEYKTLDVVISAEPKTPLALLDALTAMGLQFTCPPRYIHGLIKSSGGFRFLSPEEAHKSLLERDTIRIASKGDKKIVIEYLLSSGNVQNLIGLPIIPVVDDRTVSLSAKGIPGIRSYTMLSEVEYNVFGACDDEAIPLHFLPVKAAESLRTLGPMHLNVETLSIPRIVEYLSIYPNKLGLDLSLLRTDPRAIKWLSAFWFWTSTYDQKEELLKSVRDLYLLPSTQGLRKVMTPLFKSLGEHPKIVRHLSLVGIPFLDADVSHVSQNIIESHQLVRKISDIHALLESLPQPSPGARGPTFSADTCTTILRHVVGNAAGCVMRNGPFTMEHIGRLKGMPIFPIATFPPLNSAGIVVTWDQIPHEVSLRAVDNPPFLPIVEGVAFIQLDTSISNLLDYLEPDTSKRLSVIDVLSLTIKHFTSQPDHVKVATLSYLNRYRNHVPPIVFQTLRDIKFVTVMDGSQQKAVDVVDPKSKLHALYVSSPSFQARAVSDSEKKIVSLLQDLRMLRSALTTEIVQERIEHISSSLSPGAIEVSRALLNLIISSRFDCSGLRLNPKQKWLPTDKGLRGYAECRDGNLTNPNLFDRVLDTMDSFKIPSSLIHALGWDAPLSREVLINQLERVLTEEDGNFMKVHDIVKELSTRSCNPTDFAELKRVTSGRKWVPTTDSHLVETQNAVFVVSIPESGFYQVLSLDKKMREFLELMGCQESPTTEAIIANLKALREEPPSLHNLSMSLNMLRSLKSDFTDAERAQILVPDASCQLLPIEELYFNDIGSHANLVSSGDDRIAHELLEEPLARKLGLNRLGLKYVDFSDSYVDMGQHLVTTVRNNLEQYKDKQFATEFLANAVDAGATQFSLLVNYYHPILDENIRALSDSMIPFCTSPTLVVYNNSVFTDSDFIGIRRTGIGGKEGKGDTIGQFGLGALTMFHFTEMAIVVSNSSVLFLNPSKEHLPIRDQASLMLPLKRVREYYPSHLACVDGLFGFGIANEGSFQGTIFILPLRNSRHLKGIETKAISQRTYTAEDINHILQDFRRSAIDGCSASECLLFTGIDTITKLNRNAMGDLEESWSVSAHRSEEEVEPDTGFSCAQVNITDSEGSTSTWQTVKTSVAKSSIPHDILTPILSTSRPRLPALAGLAVLRNATSHSPQPHRFFSTLPLSLQTSLPAHVMASFLLSPDRRSIRLDVLENKFNTWLLSNVIPPLYLCLLQKLLLSHDTNKSWWPGLPRHQTEDPYSRLIIDSFYSNHLKESHRQVLRSAYDPEIRLTPQEAVLSGEEPASVERLLSLLRPATVAKPSKSIFQLMKKSSLSVVSPEFVKAEIVRAASSGILSPSLSRFQDIEEIIAYFLGDQMDGVANMHGAPILPLESGTLGTLQSRSNASFNFYAWMPKTPSTHHNFPQQYFVHPQLKRKLKEVLLKIDVNVAILNTESLSMFISAKFPLPLSFPFEASPELSDWIGDFWETWDEYNHLGLVTDDISNLPLVPLVRNNWFASLSSCKDVSTLLVDGNTEQYELIRMFLARLGLNIVRVSDNGIPPSLMDIFRNDGYPMFNLENVLKALPGPLQSNITEIVLDMPPDVQDAFANWVRRSIDHELPPELQPVAQRLPLWIGARSGSAEELCTASDVYMLPEGLPLTIAGPFMRVYVAEYGALRFLNGPRIDYDQLREMLILPDILSPQDLQSYRQLLETWLPRLVPSYSTVIPVPNCNSITRDSNVLYAREPLFEAVFGLHSDRFIHPEFQQLDQALQKYGLKSESSLNFESFLECAEVLDAMSEEDEEDKANRASILFEAYGEILPMRVPANREDLWHDLDEYAFIPRDMSARRLLPNEDTRLPGLNLPSNVTALGRVVTPSDLVRKEYESVAWSQRASFANQPHQRVIMAYPKLGQPSVTEVIAHIHFLTRLENLSSSQRRIVIHDVKESYRFLNEQVITAGQSVIPPDTQHQHIFLNVNDQDLDEWIWDCAEQLVFEKQDIDAHIRHVRRFLLPYEELLRAAGAVDVFHPQYPSSQTPASSSSKLELLRAGFQKLREDSKLFDVVFVIGDLSDPSAERLVGHRSFLAVCSEYFNDRFCGGFKEAKAASSEEPILCDVSDYSADCVRAVLDYIYKGTHPDVESLPIEHVLDIMQLSSYWTLAELFEDIQREITNKVLKPQLIEQVKLAALKADAENLYRSCQEYEDRNATLMHKAT encoded by the exons ATGAGCCAAGGGTTTGGGCAAACAGCGACGCCTGTTAGCGTCATACGGGGTATAATTCAGCGATATCCATACTCTCTAGGCCAGATTTCAGAGATAAAGCAGAACTCAGAGGATGCAGGGGCGTCGGAACAG GTTTTCGTTCTCGACCACCGACAACATCCAACAAAATCGTTGTTTCACCCAGGACTGGCATCAACCCAGGGACCAGCGCTGTTAGCGTACAACGATGCCGAGTTCAACGATAGCGACTGGCATGCTTTGCAGTATGCCCATGAATCATCTAAAGTAGATGATATATC TAAAATTGGCAAATTTGGTGTCGGATTCCGATCCCTGTTCAAT ATTACGGACTGTCCTCAAATCATCTCCGGAAATTACATAGCAATGTTTGACCCTTTATCGACGTTTACTGGGTCGCCAGGATTTAAAGAAAATCTTTCGTCCATGATTACACATTATCCGGATCAATTGGcgcccttcctcttctttatACACGAGGGGCGTAGAGACTTCAAGGGGACTGTCATTCGTTGCCCGCTGAGGACTGAACCCAGCAAAATCAGTTCGAAAGTTGTGCAGCCCGAAGAGCTTGCTTCAGAAATTTTTTCCAAGTATATCGACAGAGAGCTCGCAATATCCCTTCTTTTCCTCCGGCACTTACGTTCGGTAAAATTCCATCAAGTTGAAGAGACAGGGATGCACAAACGTTTAGCAACCCTCTCGGTGTCAGCGTCACACGTCAATCATGGGTTGGAATGGGAAACATATCTTTTTACGACTACGATTAAACGTGACTCGGACCCTTTGGTCAAAACCGAACAATGGCGCATTCTCCAATGCTCGTTCTCAAAGGATGAAGCCATCAAGCTCCTTTCACAGACCTTTCCAGGAGATGCCACTGAGATCCTAAGAAACAACAAGCTAACGCCAAACATTGGCATTGCATTCCCTTTGGATGCGAAGTCCAGCACGGGGACATCGGGTCAGCTTTTCATGCATCTGCCTTTACCGATATCCACAGGGTTCCCCGTGCATATTCATGGATTGTTTGCTATCGAGGAATCGCGACAGCACCTTGTCAACCCACAGACAGCAGGTATCGTACATGGAAGTGATCGGCA TCTCACCATCTTGTGGAATCGCTTGTTGTTCGACCATTATATCCCACAGGCATGGAAGATACTAATCGAAATTCTTATTGAAAAGGACAACGTTCCAAAGGTCTTTGATACTTGGCCACCCCCTCAGGGATCTCCTACCAGTGGCGAGGGTGTCTACTGGAATTTGATGCCTCAGCGCGTCTTCGCTGCAATAACCTCTTCCCTTTCGCATGCCTGGCCACTATATCAGCACAGCCAATCACCTTCGTTGAGCATCGAGTACAAAACACTCGATGTTGTTATATCCGCGGAACCAAAAACACCACTAGCATTGCTGGATGCCCTCACCGCTATGGGGCTACAATTTACCTGCCCGCCTCGATATATTCATGGCTTGATTAAGAGCTCGGGCGGGTTCAGGTTCTTATCCCCTGAGGAAGCCCACAAATCACTACTC GAGAGAGATACAATACGGATTGCTTCAAAAGGTGACAAGAAAATAGTTATCGAATATCTACTTTCCAGTGGGAATGTGCAAAACCTTATTGGTCTGCCCATCATCCCCGTCGTCGATGATCGTACAGTGTCCCTATCTGCTAAGGGCATCCCTGGAATAAGGTCTTACACTATGTTAAGTGAAGTCGAGTACAATGTCTTCGGGGCATGTGATGATGAGGCTATTCCTTTGCATTTCCTTCCTGTGAAAGCAGCGGAGAGTCTCCGAACTTTGGGACCGATGCATCTCAATGTTGAAACACTTTCTATACCCCGCATCGTTGAATATCTCTCGATCTACCCGAACAAGCTTGGACTAGACTTATCCCTCCTCCGCACCGACCCTCGAGCTATCAAGTGGCTTTCGgcgttttggttttggacCAGCACTTACGACCAGAAAGAAGAGCTGTTGAAAAGTGTCCGCGATCTCTACCTCTTGCCATCTACACAAGGCCTACGGAAGGTAATGACGCCTTTATTCAAATCGCTTGGGGAACATCCAAAAATAGTTCGACATCTATCTTTGGTTGGCATACCTTTCCTCGACGCAGACGTTAGCCACGTTTCTCAGAACATCATTGAATCTCATCAACTGGTTCGAAAAATCTCAGACATTCATGCCCTTCTGGAATCCTTGCCTCAACCATCCCCTGGTGCTCGTGGGCCTACGTTTTCCGCGGATACGTGCACTACCATTCTAAGGCACGTGGTCGGGAATGCCGCAGGGTGCGTCATGCGAAATGGCCCTTTCACTATGGAGCACATTGGCCGATTGAAGGGCATGCCAATTTTTCCTATTGCCACCTTCCCACCTTTGAACTCTGCAGGTATTGTTGTTACCTGGGATCAAATACCACATGAAGTATCTTTGAGAGCAGTCGACAATCCGCCTTTCTTGCCAATAGTAGAAGGGGTAGCATTTATTCAGCTTGACACAAGTATTTCAAATCTTTTGGACTATCTTGAGCCGGATACGTCGAAACGATTGTCAGTTATTGACGTCCTTTCTTTGACGATCAAACACTTTACTTCTCAGCCGGACCATGTGAAGGTGGCCACCTTGTCCTACCTCAATCGATATCGTAACCATGTTCCCCCCATAGTTTTTCAAACATTACGCGACATCAAGTTTGTCACTGTGATGGACGGCTCGCAGCAGAAAGCCGTCGATGTGGTGGACCCGAAATCAAAATTACACGCGCTTTACGTATCCAGTCCGTCATTCCAAGCGCGTGCGGTCTCAGACTCAGAGAAGAAGATCGTCAGTCTGTTGCAAGATTTGCGCATGCTGCGCTCGGCCTTAACCACAGAAATAGTACAGGAACGTATCGAGCATATTTCTAGTTCATTATCCCCAGGTGCCATCGAAGTCTCGAGGGCGTTGCTGAATCTCATTATCAGCTCCCGCTTTGATTGCTCGGGACTTCGACTTAATCCCAAACAAAAATGGCTACCAACCGATAAAGGATTGCGCGGTTATGCAGAATGCAGGGATGGGAATCTAACCAATCCTAATCTCTTTGATCGAGTTTTGGATACCATGGACTCGTTCAAAATTCCATCGTCGTTGATTCACGCTCTAGGATGGGACGCCCCCCTTTCAAGAGAGGTTCTAATCAACCAGCTCGAACGAGTCCTAACGGAGGAAGATGGCAACTTTATGAAAGTTCATGATATCGTCAAAGAGCTCAGCACTCGCTCCTGCAACCCAACAGACTTTGCTGAGTTGAAAAGGGTAACTTCCGGGCGAAAGTGGGTACCAACCACTGATAGTCATCTTGTGGAAACGCAAAACGCCGTATTTGTTGTCTCCATTCCAGAATCGGGCTTCTATCAAGTGCTTTCTCTGGACAAAAAGATGCGAGAATTTTTGGAGCTGATGGGCTGCCAGGAAAG TCCCACTACCGAAGCCATTATCGCTAATCTAAAGGCCCTTCGAGAAGAGCCCCCCTCTTTGCATAACCTCAGCATGTCTCTTAACATGCTACGATCATTGAAATCTGACTTCACGGACGCTGAGCGTGCTCAAATCCTCGTCCCTGACGCTTCATGCCAGTTACTCCCGATTGAGGAACTTTATTTCAATGACATTGGTAGTCATGCCAATCTTGTGTCCTCTGGTGATGACCGCATTGCTCATGAACTTTTGGAGGAGCCATTAGCGAGGAAACTGGGATTGAATCGGTTAGGTTTGAAATACGTCGACTTCAGTGATTCATACGTCGACATGGGTCAACATCTAGTCACTACTGTGCGCAACAATCTAGAGCAGTATAAAGATAAACAGTTTGCCACAGAATTCCTCGCAAACGCAGTTGACGCTGGTGCTACTCAATTCTCACTGCTTGTCAATTATTACCACCCCATTCTAGATGAGAACATCCGGGCACTCTCAGATTCGATGATTCCGTTTTGTACCTCACCTACTTTGGTGGTGTATAACAACTCAGTATTCACAGATTCTGATTTTATTGGTATCCGGCGAACAGGGATCGGAGGcaaggaagggaagggagaTACAATAGGTCAATTTGGACTTGGGGCACTTACGATGTTCCATTTCACCGAG ATGGCCATCGTTGTATCAAACTCGAGTGTATTGTTTTTGAACCCTTCGAAAGAACACCTACCTATCCGTGATCAGGCATCATTAATGCTACCTCTCAAGCGTGTTCGGGA GTATTATCCCAGTCATCTTGCTTGCGTGGATGGTTTATTCGGTTTCGGAATCGCGAACGAAGGATCATTCCAAGGG ACCATATTTATCCTTCCCCTTCGTAATAGTCGACACTTGAAAGGAATTGAAACCAAGGCCATATCTCAACGCACTTACACAGCCGAGGATATCAACCACATCCTACAAGACTTTAGACGCTCAGCAATTGATGGCTGCTCGGCAAGCGAGTGTTTACTTTTTACCGGAATTGATACTATCACCAAGCTCAACCGCAACGCTATGGGGGATTTAGAAGAGTCATGGTCTGTTTCTGCCCATCGTAGCGAGGAAGAAGTTGAACCGGATACTGGATTCTCCTGCGCCCAAGTTAACATCACTGACAGTGAGGGCAGTACTTCAACTTGGCAAACCGTCAAGACGTCTGTGGCAAAGTCAAGTATACCCCATGATATCCTCACACCCATCTTATCTACAAGTAGACCAAGACTGCCTGCTTTGGCAGGTCTTGCAGTTTTAAGAAACGCAACTTCTCATAGTCCACAGCCTCACAGGTTTTTTTCGACTCTACCTCTAAGTCTTCAAACATCACTCCCAGCGCATGTAATGGCTTCTTTTCTATTATCCCCCGATAGGCGAAGCATACGGCTTGATGTACTAGAGAATAAGTTCAACACATGGCTTCTCTCTAACGTCATCCCACCATTGTACCTCTGCTTACTTCAAAAATTGCTTCTATCACACGACACCAATAAATCTTGGTGGCCAGGACTGCCTCGTCATCAAACGGAGGACCCATATTCTCGATTAATTATCGACTCCTTTTACTCAAATCATCTTAAAGAGTCTCATCGACAAGTGTTACGCAGCGCATATGATCCAGAAATACGGCTTACACCTCAGGAAGCTGTTCTTTCTGGGGAAGAACCGGCCAGCGTTGAGAGGTTGTTATCCTTACTTCGCCCAGCTACAGTTGCAAAACCTTCAAAAAGTATATTTCAATTGATGAAGAAATCAAGTCTTTCCGTTGTATCTCCGGAATTTGTGAAAGCTGAAATCGTACGAGCCGCGTCTTCTGGGATCCTCTCCCCCAGTCTCTCCCGTTTCCAAGATATTGAAGAAATCATTGCGTATTTTCTTGGCGACCAAATGGATGGAGTGGCAAATATGCATGGTGCTCCTATACTTCCTCTTGAAAGCGGCACCCTCGGCACTCTACAAAGTCGCAGTAATGCTTCGTTCAATTTCTATGCATGGATGCCGAAAACGCCATCCACGCACCACAATTTCCCTCAACAGTACTTTGTTCATCCACAACTTAAAAGGAAGCTAAAAGAAGTATTATTGAAGATTGACGTTAATGTCGCTATTCTTAATACTGAGTCACTCAGCATGTTTATTTCGGCCAAATTCCCTTTGCCACTATCATTTCCCTTCGAGGCTTCCCCAGAGCTCTCAGATTGGATCGGCGACTTCTGGGAAACTTGGGACGAGTACAACCACCTCGGTCTTGTCACAGATGACATATCCAACCTTCCTCTGGTACCACTTGTTCGCAATAATTGGTTCGCTTCTTTATCGAGCTGTAAAGACGTGTCGACTTTGCTGGTGGATGGTAATACCGAGCAGTACGAACTCATACGGATGTTTCTTGCCCGCCTGGGTTTAAACATCGTCCGAGTATCAGATAATGGCATTCCCCCCTCTCTAATGGACATATTCCGCAACGACGGCTATCCGATGTTCAACCTCGAAAATGTATTGAAGGCTCTTCCAGGACCTTTACAAAGTAACATAACGGAGATCGTATTAGATATGCCTCCCGACGTGCAAGACGCTTTTGCGAACTGGGTTCGTCGTAGTATCGACCATGAATTACCTCCAGAGCTCCAACCAGTAGCGCAGAGACTCCCGCTGTGGATTGGCGCCCGTTCTGGATCAGCAGAGGAACTGTGCACAGCTTCAGATGTTTATATGTTACCAGAGGGTCTTCCCTTGACTATTGCAGGACCTTTTATGAGAGTATATGTGGCTGAATATGGCGCCCTTCGTTTCTTGAACGGCCCTCGTATTGACTACGACCAGCTCAGGGAGATGTTAATCCTTCCTGATATTTTATCACCTCAGGACCTGCAGTCTTACCGACAACTTCTGGAAACATGGCTACCTCGATTGGTCCCTTCTTATAGCACTGTCATCCCAGTTCCGAACTGCAACTCTATAACTCGAGATTCAAACGTATTGTACGCCAGAGAACCTCTGTTTGAGGCGGTATTTGGTCTTCATTCAGATCGTTTTATACACCCTGAATTTCAGCAACTCGATCAGGCACTGCAGAAATATGGTCTTAAATCTGAGAGCAGCCTCAACTTTGAAAGCTTTCTTGAATGTGCAGAGGTTCTCGACGCTATGagcgaagaggatgaggaggataaAGCAAACAGAGCTTCTATTCTTTTCGAAGCGTACGGAGAAATCCTGCCTATGCGTGTCCCAGCAAACAGGGAAGATCTTTGGCATGATCTAGATGAATATGCGTTTATTCCGAGAGACATGTCCGCTCGTCGCCTGCTTCCTAACGAGGACACCCGACTCCCTGGTTTGAATCTCCCGTCAAATGTGACCGCACTGGGGCGAGTTGTAACTCCATCTGATCTTGTAAGAAAAGAGTACGAGTCTGTAGCGTGGAGCCAAAGGGCAAGCTTTGCCAATCAACCTCACCAGAGAGTTATTATGGCGTACCCCAAACTGGGCCAACCGAGCGTCACAGAAGTT ATAGCACACATTCATTTTCTAACTCGTTTGGAGAACTTGTCGTCCTCACAGCGCCGCATCGTTATACATGATGTGAAGGAGTCATACCGGTTTCTCAACGAACAAGTGATAACAGCGGGTCAATCTGTCATCCCACCTGACACCCAACACCAGCATATATTCCTCAATGTAAATGACCAAGATTTAGACGAATGGATATGGGACTGCGCTGAGCAGCTGGTATTTGAAAAGCAAGATATTGATGCTCACATTCGGCATGTTCGTAGATTTCTCCTTCCGTATGAAGAACTGCTACGCGCCGCAGGGGCGGTGGATGTTTTCCATCCACAATATCCGTCGAGTCAGACACCCGCCAGCTCTAGCTCCAAGTTGGAACTGCTTCGCGCGGGGTTCCAAAAATTAAGAGAGGATAGCAAGCTGTTTGATGTCGTATTCGTCATTGGAGATCTTAGTGATCCCAGCGCGGAACGTTTAGTAGGCCACAGAAGCTTTTTGGCTGTTTGCAGCGAATACTTCAACGATCGCTTCTGCGGAGGATTCAAGGAAGCTAAGGCTGCATCCTCTGAAGAACCAATTCTGTGTGACGTTTCGGATTATTCCGCAGACTGTGTTCGTGCGGTTCTAG ACTACATCTACAAGGGAACCCACCCAGACGTTGAAAGTCTTCCGATTGAACATGTTCTAGATATCATGCAGCTGTCGAGCTATTGGACACTTGCCGAGTTATTTGAGGATATTCAAAGAGAGATAACGAACAAGGTTCTTAAACCGCAGCTTATTGAGCAAG TCAAATTAGCGGCATTGAAAGCGGATGCAGAGAATCTCTACCGAAGTTGCCAGGAGTACGAAGACAGAAATGCAACCTTGATGCACAAGGCAACCTGA
- a CDS encoding Histone H4: MSGRGKGGKGLGKGGAKRHRKILRDNIQGITKPAIRRLARRGGVKRISGLIYEETRGVLKIFLENVIRDSVTYTEHAKRKTVTALDVVYALKRSGRTLYGFGA; the protein is encoded by the exons ATGTCTGGACGTGGCAAAGGTGGAAAG GGCCTCGGAAAGGGTGGTGCTAAGCGTCACCGCAAGATTCTTCGCGACAACATTCAAG GTATCACCAAGCCTGCTATTCGCCGTCTCGCCCGTCGTGGTGGTGTAAAGCGTATCTCTGGTCTCATTTACGAGGAGACACGTGGCGTCCTCAAGATCTTCCTGGAGAATGTTATCCGTGACTCTGTCACCTACACTGAGCATGCCAAACG CAAAACTGTCACTGCCCTCGATGTCGTCTACGCCCTCAAGCGTTCTGGCCGCACTCTGTACGGTTTCGGTGCTTAA